The DNA segment GGCATGACAATTGACAAGATTATTGATGAACTCGACAGGACAGTCCGTTTACCGGGTCTGGCAAACCTCTGGGTGCCGCCTATCCGTAACCGTATTGATATGCTCTCAACCGGGATCAAAAGCCCGATAGGTATCAAAGTGTCCGGGACTGTTCTGTCCGATATCGACGCGACGGCGCAGAGTATCGAGGCGGTAGCCAAAACCGTGCCTGGCGTGGTGTCTGTCCTGGCTGAGCGACTTGAGGGCGGGCGCTACATCGATATCGATATCAACCGGGAGAAAGCCTCCCGCTACGGGATGACGGTAGGTGATGTCCAGCTGTTCGTCTCTTCAGCAATCGGAGGTGCTATGGTGGGTGAGACGGTTGAAGGGGTGGCCCGGTACCCTATTAACATTCGCTACCCGCAGGATTACCGGAACAGTCCGCAGGCGCTGAAACAGATGCCGATCCTGACCCCGATGAAGCAGCAGATCACGCTGGGCGATGTCGCGGATATTAACGTCGTTTCTGGACCAACCATGCTGAAAACCGAAAATGCCCGGCCAGCCAGCTGGATTTATGTTGATGCCCGCGGCAGGGACATGGTGTCGGTGGTTAACGACATTAAGACGGCCATCAGCGAGAAAGTGAAACTGAGACCGGGAACCAGTGTGGCATTCTCCGGACAGTTTGAACTGCTTGAGCATGCCAACAAGAAACTGAAGCTGATGGTGCCGATGACGGTGATGATCATTTTCATCCTGTTGTATCTGGCATTCCGCCGGGTTGACGAAGCCCTGCTGATCCTGATGAGCCTGCCGTTCGCCCTGGTTGGCGGAATATGGTTCCTGTACTGGCAGGGCTTCCATATGTCAGTGGCGACCGGAACCGGGTTTATCGCCCTGGCCGGGGTGGCAGCAGAGTTTGGCGTGGTCATGCTGATGTATCTGCGTCATGCCATTGAAGCGCACCCGGAATTGTCCCGTAAAGAGACGTTCACACCGGAAGGTCTTGATGAAGCCCTCTATCATGGTGCCGTACTGCGTGTCCGGCCGAAAGCCATGACCGTGGCGGTGATCATTGCGGGTCTGCTGCCAATACTCTGGGGAACCGGCGCAGGTTCAGAAGTCATGAGCCGTATTGCGGCACCCATGATTGGTGGGATGATCACGGCTCCGCTGCTGTCCCTGTTCATTATTCCTGCCGCCTACAAATTAATCTGGCTGCGCAGACATAAAAAAAGCGTGTCCTGAACCTGAAAGGGCACCCCCTGTGGGTGTCCTTCTTTACTGATTCACCCTGACGTCAGGGTTTATATCGATAATATACAGAGGTGAGTATGAAAAAAGTGGTTCTAATGGCGCTGGCTCTCGGTCTTTCACTACCCGCGATGGCGAGTGAAAAAGTGATTGATATGTACAAATCTGAAAACTGTGGCTGTTGTTCCCTGTGGGGCAAAGCGATGGAAAAAGACGGGTTCGAAGTACGAACTCACGTCATGAATGATCAGGCGCTGTCAGCCCTGAAAGAAAAGCATGCTGTTCCTGCAGGACTACGAAGTTGTCATACCGCGGTTGCCGGTAATTTGATCATTGAAGGCCATGTGCCTGCGACAACGATACATAAGGCAATGCAGTCTGGTTCGGGTATATACGGTCTCGCCACCCCCGGTATGCCAGCAGGAAGTCCTGGAATGGAGATGGGAGCCCGAAAAGAGGCTTACGATGTTATCGCATTCTCACCGGATGGAAGTAAAAAAGTCTTCCAGCGAATCGAATAGTCAGCGGAACGGCTGATAACGGGACGCCGGTAGCAGGCACTCCTGTGCCGGCGATATTCGTGGTAATCGCATCCATGACATACCCTGAAGACAGAAGATGCTTCGGTATGCATAAGGAGAGTTACTGTGAAAAATGACAATGCAGTGCAACACAACAACCAGACTGCTTCTGAGCAGACATTATCCCCGGACGAGGGCCACGTATTGCATAAGGTGAGAGATCCCGTGTGCGGGATGGTCATCCTGCCTGACAAGGCGCACAGCAGCATTCGATACCAGGACCATCAGCTTTATTTCTGCTCCGCCAGCTGTGAGAGCAAATTTAAAGCCCATCCCGATCATTATTTTACCGAAGATGCCAGTGAACATTCCCATCACCATCACCACGATCATCACGAAGTCAGCCCTGATCAGATAAAACAGCCTCACAACCAGGCGGAAAAAGAGAATTCTGAAGGTGTGTGGACATGTCCGATGCACCCGGAGATACGCCGCAGTGGTCCCGGAAGCTGTCCTGTCTGTGGAATGGCACTGGAGCCGCTCGTAGCCACGGCATCCACGGGGCCGAGTGATGAACTTCACGACATGACAAGACGCTTCTGGCTGGGGTTGTTGCTGGCGTTTCCGGTTCTGGTACTCGAAATGGGATCTCATCTGTTTCCCGCCTTGAGGAATACAGTACCGCCACAGTACAACACATGGCTGCAGCTGCTTCTGGCCTCTCCTGTCGTGTTGTGGTGTGGCTGGCCATTCTTCGCCCGGGCCGGAATGTCGTTACGTAACCGCTCCCTGAATATGTTTACCCTTGTTGCAATGGGCACCGGCGTAGCCTGGGTGTACAGCGTCATTGCAACCGTCTTCCCCTCCTGGTTTCCTGCATCGTTCAGAAACATGGATGGCCTGGTGGCCGTTTATTTTGAAGCCGCAGCAGTTATTACGGTGCTTGTTCTGCTGGGACAGGTTCTTGAGCTGCGGGCACGGGAACAAACCTCAGGTGCCATTACTGCACTACTGAATCTTGCCCCCAAAACCGCCAGGCGGCTGGATCATGACGGTCATGAAACGGATATTAATGCGGAAGATGTTCTGCCTGGCGATAAGCTCCGCATCAGACCAGGAGAGAGTATTCCGGTCGACGGTATTGTGATCGAAGGCAAAACAACCGTTGATGAATCGATGGTGACCGGGGAATCTATGCCGGTTACCAAAACGGAGGGTGACCCTGTCATCGGGGGGACCATTAATCAGACAGGGAGTCTCATCATCCGTGCAGAGAAAGTCGGTGATGAAACAATGCTCTCACGAATTGTTCAGATGGTCGCTGATGCACAGCGTTCGCGTGCCCCCATCCAGAGAATGGCTGACAGCGTTTCAGGCTGGTTTGTTCCTCTGGTGATACTTATCGCGGTTGTTGCTTTCGTGATCTGGTCTGTCTGGGGGCCCGAGCCCAGGATGGCGCACGGTCTCATTGCGGCTGTGTCGGTCCTGATTATTGCCTGTCCCTGCGCGCTGGGGCTGGCCACGCCGATGTCGATAATGGTGGGGGTGGGCAAAGGAGCCCAGGCCGGGGTGTTAATCAGGAATGCCGAAGCCCTTGAGCGTCTTGAAAAAGTGGACACGCTGGTTGTCGACAAAACAGGCACGCTCACGGAAGGTTCGCCTACGGTGACAGGGATTATCAGTCTCAATCCGGGTGGGGAAACATCTCTTTTGCGTGTAACAGCCGCAGTGGAAAAAGGCTCGCAGCATCCGCTGGGTATGGCAGTAGTTAAAGCAGCACAGGAAAAGGGGATCGCAATACCCGCAGTCACTCATTTCGATGCACCGTCGGGTAAAGGTGTCTCAGGCGATGTCGAAGGTCAACGGGTTGTTATTGGTAATGAACTGGCTATGCAGGAAAACAGTATCGTTATTGATAATCAAAAGGCCGTTGCGGATACGTTGCGGATGGAAGGCGCTACCGTTATCTATGTGGCCACAGACGGGGACCTTGCAGGCCTGATAGCTATCTCGGATCCCGTGAAAACAACCACGCCGGATGCGCTTAAAGCTTTGCGTCAGGCGGGGATCCGCATTGTTATGCTCACCGGGGATAACCAGCTTACTGCTGAAGCAGTCGCACGGAAACTGGGAATAGATGAGGTTGAAGCCGGAATTCTGCCGGATGGCAAAAAAGCAGTGATAACCCGACTGAAAGAGTCTGGCCATGTGGTTGCGATGGCCGGAGACGGTGTGAATGATGCCCCGGCGCTGGCAGCGGCTGACGTGGGTATAGCCATGGGAACGGGTACAGATGTGGCAATTGAAAGTGCCGGAGTCACCCTTCTCAAAGGCGACTTGATGATACTGAACAGGGCCCGTCATCTGTCAGAGATCACCATGAAAAATATCCGTCAGAATCTGTTTTTTGCATTTATCTACAACGCACTTGGCGTGCCTGTGGCTGCAGGTCTGCTTTATCCTGTGTATGGAATACTGCTGTCGCCAGTTATTGCGGCGGCGGCCATGGCTCTTTCCTCCGTCAGCGTCATTGTGAATGCGTTGCGTCTGAAAAGTGTCAGGCTCGGGAAATAACACTGAGTGAAGGGTCAGTTACGAACAGAAGGAGTCCAGTATGAAAAGTACCACCTATGCGCTTATTGCTGTCGCCGCGATCGCGGCATTTGCCCTCCTGCGCGAACACTGGTCACATGTGGCAGGTTACTGGCCATATCTGTTATTGCTGGTCTGCCCGCTAATGCATCTTTTCCACGGCCACGGAGGGCATGGAGATCATCAACATCACGGAAGTGAAAACGATAAAAAAAATTAATCCGGCAGACGGGGCCGCGTCGCGGTCCCGTTATCAGTCCAGGTATCGTTCGTAGTCTCTGGCATGCGCAAAGGCATGCTGTTCGAGTTTGTTATCAGCGGGTGCCGCTGCCCGGAACGCCAGAGAGTTAACAGGGTTGTTATTGATGACCAGCTCGTAATGCAGATGAGGACCGGATGAACGTCCGCTGTTACCGGATAACGCAATAGCACCTCCCCGGGTAACCCTGGCCCCTTTAGTAACGAGTATTTTATTGAGGTGGAGATAGCGAGTTTTAACACCGGCTTTTCCCGTTACTTCAACAAAATATCCCATGGTACTGTTGTATTCGGCCCGGGTGATTTTTCCGTCGATGACGCTGACTATTTTCGTGTTCATGGGCATGGAATAATCAATGCCATTATGGGGACTCACTTTTCCCGATACCGGGTTAAGCCTTGCAGGATTGAAAGGCGAACTGAGTCTTGCTGTGGCCGGTAACGGATAATCGAGACTGCCTTTCCCGGAAGTATCGGAAAGGTTATAGAACTTTTTATCTGATATACGATACGCCGTGTAATTAAATGAACCGGACGTAAATTTATAGGCCACGACACGTGATTTTCCCGCTTTCTTTTGCAGGGTGATGCTGCCAACTTACTGATTTAGTGTATGATGGTGTTTTTGAGGTGCTCCAGTGGCTTCTGTTTCTATCAGCTGTCCCTCCTGTTCAGCTACTGACGGGGTGGTGCGTAACGGCAAAAGCACTGCCGGACATCAGCGCTATCTCTGCTCTCACTGCCGTAAAACATGGCAACTGCAGTTCACTTACACCGCTTCTCAACCCGGTACGCACCAGAAAATCATTGATATGGCCATGAATGGCGTTGGATGCCGGGCAACCGCCCGCATTATGGGCGTTGGCCTCAACACGATTTTCCGCCATTTAAAAAACTCAGGCCGCAGTCGGTAACCTCGCGCATACAGCCGGGCAGTGACGTCATCGTCTGCGCGGAAATGGACGAACAGTGGGGATACGTCGGGGATAAATCGCGCCAGCGCTGGCTGTTTTACGCGTATGACAGGCTCCGGAAGACGGTTGTTGCGCACGTATTCGGTGAACGCACTATGGCGACGCTGGGGCGTCTTATGAGCCTGCTGTCACCCTTTGACGTGGTGATATGGATGACGGATGGCTGGCCGCTGTATGAATCCCGCCTGAAGGGAAAGCTGCACGTAATCAGCAAGCGATATACGCAGCGAATTGAGCGGCATAACCTGAATCTGAGGCAGCACCTGGCACGGCTGGGACGGAAGTCGCTGTCGTTCTCAAAATCGGTGGAGCTGCATGACAAAGTCATCGGGCATTATCTGAACATAAAACACTATCAATAAGTTGGAGTCATTACCTGTCTTGTGATAAATATCCTTAACAGACGGCGAGCTCGTCCGCCCATTTTGTTGCGGCCTGCATGGTTTCTATAACAGTGAACTCGCTGATATTGAGGGTATTACATATTTTCGCGGTTTCCTCCCAGTTAAGTTTCTCATAACATAACGACAGGGTCAGTATGTCAAAAAGTTCACCTTTATGTTCACAAAGCGCGGCAGTTACGTTTTGCGGGATTGAAATCTGTTTAATTAAATCGTCCATGGGGAGTTCAAGAATGACATCCAGCAATGAAAACAGACCGCATATAAATGCGTTATAGGATAATGAAACATTATTTATTTTTCCGGCAATTAATTCGCAGAATTTTCCGCGAACCATGCTCAGATGATAAAGTTCACTGATGCCGGAACGCCCCATATTTGAAAGGGCGGCCACCGCAACAAACCGCCGGAGTTCTTTGCCCCCCAGATACATCAGCATTTCTTTCAGGGTAAGATTGTCCGCCTGAATTATGCCATGTGATTTAAACAGCATGTTTCTGACGTAGCGCATGATTTTATATGACAGCGTCAGATCGGTTTTAAGCAGACGTTCGACCGCGGCAAAGTCCAGGTTTTCCCTGTTCACCTCCATCATCAGCCTGGAGAGTGGCAGGGGGTTCTGGGAAAGGCATTTATTTCTGAGGATTTCCGGGCGACTGAAGAAAAATCCCTGGAAAAGCGCGAAACCCGCCCGGCTGTAAAGCTCAAACTCGTCCCTTGTTTCCACTTTTTCAGCAAGGAATTTTATGCCCTGCAGAAGCTGACTTTTTCTGTGGATATATTGCCGGATATCTTCATAGTCATTGTCTCTGACATCAAATTTGATGACAGAAATATACTGCATAAAGCGGTCCCATTCATCATCCATCGTGAAATCATCGAGCGCAAGCTGGTAACCCCTGTCGTGCATATCCTTTACGGCACAGAAAAGCGCATCATCCGGGACTGCATTTTCCAGAATTTCGATGACCACTTTTTCATTCGGCAGCGTATTGCCCAGTCCGTTAATGATCATCTGGTGCGGCACATTAATAAAAGAACTGTGATTGTTGGCTATACGGGAAACAGGGATGCATAAAAACTGGTCAGAAATCATTCTGGACGTGGCGTATTCTGGTGAAACATCGGGAAAGGCATTGTTCATTCCGTCCCTGAAAAGCAGCTCATAAGCGACGGTCTGCATTTTTGTGTCAAAAATAGGCTGGCGTGCGATAAATGAATACATATTCCCGGTCCCCAGGTCAGCGTTATAATTTTTAGAAATGTAACCTTTCCAGGCACTGTTGCAAAGTTAGCGATGAGGCAGCGTTTTGTCTTATTCAAAGGCCTTACATTTCAAAAACTCTGCTTACCAGGCGCATTTCGCCCAGGGGATCACCATAATAAAATGCTGAGGCCTGGCCTTTGCGTAGTGCACGCATCACCTCAATACCTTTGATGGTGGCGTAAGCCGTCTTCATGGATTTAAATCCCAGCGTGGCGCCGATTATCCGTTTCAGTTACTCGAATTGTGCTTCATAACATTAAAGCAGGGCCTGCCCTGCAAAATGACCAATCCCCATAGACAAAAGCATAGCCATGGTACTCCAGAACGTAATTCTTATGATCGCCCTGACAGGAGAGGCTTTACTCAAAACCGAAGATATATAGCCAAGGACCGCCAGTGAAAAAAGGGTGGAAAGGATTATCAACAAAAAAGCCAGTTTCAGAGGGGAGAGCCATGCCACGATTAAGGGTAACACCGCACCAGCGGAAAAACTCAGGGCAGAAAAGACAGCTGCCTGTAGGGGCTGTGCAGAATTTATATCCGTCAACCCCAGTTCTTCACGGGCATGAGCATCCAGGGCATCTTTGACCATAAGTTGCTCCGCAACCTGCCGGGCAAGCTCTGGCTCCAGTCCACGTTGCATATAAAGTGAAGTCAGTTCCCGCACCTCTCCCTGATAATCAGTTTCCAGCTCCCTTTTTTCCTGGGCAAGTGCTGCGTTTTCGGTATCCGCCTGAGATGAGACGGAAACATATTCCCCTGTAGCCATTGACATAGCTCCGGCAACCAGTCCTGCAACACCTGCAAGTAAAACACCGGAAGGACTGCTATTTGCAGATGCAACCCCAAGAACAAGGCTCGCTGTCGAAACAATTCCGTCATTTGCCCCCAGTACAGCTGCCCTCAGCCATCCCACTTTTTCGATACTATGTCGTTCAAGATGCATATATTTTTTCCTTCAAATACGCATACTCATCGGAATTACGGATAAATAGAAAATGCATTGACGGATAAATGCGCGGTTATAGTCTGTTTTAGCCAACCATTACAGGGCATCTTATCCATCATAAACCTACAGCACTATTCGGTAACGGGATTTTTCCTTTGGCTACGAACGGTGAGGAAGATATGCAGCAACCCCATCGCACCATGTGCCCAGAAATAGGTTTCAATAAATACAGTCAGAAACTTATGCACATGCAGGACGGTTTCTGTCAGCACAGGTGACGTGCCAAGAGCAGTATTGAGAGCAAACCAGAATCCACCACATAATGCAACGCCCAATAGTGCAAGTACACCAAGCCCCTGAACCAGAGCAGCAATCCCACCAGCATGAGCTTCAGGAAGACGGAATGATATCAGCATTTTGATATCTTCAACCACACCTCGAAAATCAAGGACCACCCAGGCAAAATAGTAACGAAATCCT comes from the Enterobacter kobei genome and includes:
- a CDS encoding EAL and HDOD domain-containing protein, yielding MYSFIARQPIFDTKMQTVAYELLFRDGMNNAFPDVSPEYATSRMISDQFLCIPVSRIANNHSSFINVPHQMIINGLGNTLPNEKVVIEILENAVPDDALFCAVKDMHDRGYQLALDDFTMDDEWDRFMQYISVIKFDVRDNDYEDIRQYIHRKSQLLQGIKFLAEKVETRDEFELYSRAGFALFQGFFFSRPEILRNKCLSQNPLPLSRLMMEVNRENLDFAAVERLLKTDLTLSYKIMRYVRNMLFKSHGIIQADNLTLKEMLMYLGGKELRRFVAVAALSNMGRSGISELYHLSMVRGKFCELIAGKINNVSLSYNAFICGLFSLLDVILELPMDDLIKQISIPQNVTAALCEHKGELFDILTLSLCYEKLNWEETAKICNTLNISEFTVIETMQAATKWADELAVC
- a CDS encoding peptidoglycan DD-metalloendopeptidase family protein, producing the protein MTLQKKAGKSRVVAYKFTSGSFNYTAYRISDKKFYNLSDTSGKGSLDYPLPATARLSSPFNPARLNPVSGKVSPHNGIDYSMPMNTKIVSVIDGKITRAEYNSTMGYFVEVTGKAGVKTRYLHLNKILVTKGARVTRGGAIALSGNSGRSSGPHLHYELVINNNPVNSLAFRAAAPADNKLEQHAFAHARDYERYLD
- a CDS encoding DUF411 domain-containing protein, translating into MKKVVLMALALGLSLPAMASEKVIDMYKSENCGCCSLWGKAMEKDGFEVRTHVMNDQALSALKEKHAVPAGLRSCHTAVAGNLIIEGHVPATTIHKAMQSGSGIYGLATPGMPAGSPGMEMGARKEAYDVIAFSPDGSKKVFQRIE
- a CDS encoding cytochrome b/b6 domain-containing protein codes for the protein MNENLRNALPHKNTPFLRVLHIIVAVLILLQIINSNLTESDALSDYTLTGFVTWFHVITGLSLIVLGFVMLAWMLTQRGFRYYFAWVVLDFRGVVEDIKMLISFRLPEAHAGGIAALVQGLGVLALLGVALCGGFWFALNTALGTSPVLTETVLHVHKFLTVFIETYFWAHGAMGLLHIFLTVRSQRKNPVTE
- a CDS encoding VIT1/CCC1 transporter family protein, whose protein sequence is MHLERHSIEKVGWLRAAVLGANDGIVSTASLVLGVASANSSPSGVLLAGVAGLVAGAMSMATGEYVSVSSQADTENAALAQEKRELETDYQGEVRELTSLYMQRGLEPELARQVAEQLMVKDALDAHAREELGLTDINSAQPLQAAVFSALSFSAGAVLPLIVAWLSPLKLAFLLIILSTLFSLAVLGYISSVLSKASPVRAIIRITFWSTMAMLLSMGIGHFAGQALL
- the silP gene encoding Ag(+)-translocating P-type ATPase SilP, which produces MKNDNAVQHNNQTASEQTLSPDEGHVLHKVRDPVCGMVILPDKAHSSIRYQDHQLYFCSASCESKFKAHPDHYFTEDASEHSHHHHHDHHEVSPDQIKQPHNQAEKENSEGVWTCPMHPEIRRSGPGSCPVCGMALEPLVATASTGPSDELHDMTRRFWLGLLLAFPVLVLEMGSHLFPALRNTVPPQYNTWLQLLLASPVVLWCGWPFFARAGMSLRNRSLNMFTLVAMGTGVAWVYSVIATVFPSWFPASFRNMDGLVAVYFEAAAVITVLVLLGQVLELRAREQTSGAITALLNLAPKTARRLDHDGHETDINAEDVLPGDKLRIRPGESIPVDGIVIEGKTTVDESMVTGESMPVTKTEGDPVIGGTINQTGSLIIRAEKVGDETMLSRIVQMVADAQRSRAPIQRMADSVSGWFVPLVILIAVVAFVIWSVWGPEPRMAHGLIAAVSVLIIACPCALGLATPMSIMVGVGKGAQAGVLIRNAEALERLEKVDTLVVDKTGTLTEGSPTVTGIISLNPGGETSLLRVTAAVEKGSQHPLGMAVVKAAQEKGIAIPAVTHFDAPSGKGVSGDVEGQRVVIGNELAMQENSIVIDNQKAVADTLRMEGATVIYVATDGDLAGLIAISDPVKTTTPDALKALRQAGIRIVMLTGDNQLTAEAVARKLGIDEVEAGILPDGKKAVITRLKESGHVVAMAGDGVNDAPALAAADVGIAMGTGTDVAIESAGVTLLKGDLMILNRARHLSEITMKNIRQNLFFAFIYNALGVPVAAGLLYPVYGILLSPVIAAAAMALSSVSVIVNALRLKSVRLGK
- a CDS encoding DUF2933 domain-containing protein; translation: MKSTTYALIAVAAIAAFALLREHWSHVAGYWPYLLLLVCPLMHLFHGHGGHGDHQHHGSENDKKN
- a CDS encoding IS1-like element IS1B family transposase (programmed frameshift); translation: MASVSISCPSCSATDGVVRNGKSTAGHQRYLCSHCRKTWQLQFTYTASQPGTHQKIIDMAMNGVGCRATARIMGVGLNTIFRHFKKLRPQSVTSRIQPGSDVIVCAEMDEQWGYVGDKSRQRWLFYAYDRLRKTVVAHVFGERTMATLGRLMSLLSPFDVVIWMTDGWPLYESRLKGKLHVISKRYTQRIERHNLNLRQHLARLGRKSLSFSKSVELHDKVIGHYLNIKHYQ